TATGGTTAGTACAAAATAACAGCGATTCATGGTATTGTAATGAATATCTGCTAATTTACCAAACAGATTTTTGCTAATATATTTTCATGCACTTCTGTTTTAGTGGAGTAGAAGCTAAGCAGCCTAACTCTGCCATCAGGAAATGTGTCAGAGTCCAGCTGATCAAGAACGgcaaaaaaataacagcttttgttCCCAATGATGGTTGTCTGAACTTCATTGAGGTgaataattttcaagaaaaaaccTATAGAAAGCTGTGTATGAAAGTAAAGAAACACATAATTGACAGAATCAGGTGATGGCTAGACAAAGGGTTCATGGCATTCTGAACCGTGTATATCTTAATGCTGTATCTGCAGAAGCAGGTGAGAAATGCCAGAGGTGGTTTTGTGCTTTTCACTTGCTAAGGTAAGCTGGTCCTCAGCAGTACTCCTGCAAGCTAAATGACACCTCAGTTTATGTTTCCCTTCTCCAAAATACTGAAGGGGATAATCCATAATTCATGTATATCTATCAATAGACTTCAGTATTTACTGTCTTTCCACCCTTTTCTTAGAAAGTCTGTGATGTGGCTCAaatttaatgtaaattaatttagaaGTATGTACAGGTTTAATGTTTATAGCTCTGTATTTGCACTGTCTTTCATTCTAGGAAAATGATGAAGTTCTGGTTGCTGGTTTTGGTCGGAAGGGTCATGCTGTTGGTGACATTCCTGGAGTTCGCTTCAAGGTTGTCAAAGTAGCAAGTGTTTCTCTGTTGGCCTTATACAAGGGCAAGAAGGAGAGACCAAGATCATAAATTGATGTGgcaagaatataaataaaatttgtaattggAAAAACTCTTATACTTGTTATGTAAGGCTtatgatgtggggttttttttgttgttgtggtggtttttttgttttttgttttttttaatgtggtatcTGTGAGTGACATAACTCACAGATGTCAGGGCATGCTGtcatttttttgtatgtttgcagATGGCGTTTTCTTTGTAAGAAAGCTTTGCTTTAGActgacagaagaaagcaagagcaTCTTTATAACCAATAGGTGAGCTTAATAAGCACTTAAATGTTTGCAAATTTACCTTTGTGTTTGGCAGAACTACACAGCTACCTACCTGCCAGGAACTTCAGAGACTTGCTTCATAGAATGCAAGGGTGTTTTAGTGCTTTGTGCACCATCCTTGATTGCCAGTGTCTCCATGAAGGCTACTTCAGCCTAATAACTAGAGTAGCAAAAGTGTTGTCATTGGGATGGATTGATAAATCTCTCTTCTGTAGACCCTTTTTCCTGAAAGCAGCCATGAAGAGGGCCCCATGAAACTAAATTTCTGAATTCTTGTGCTGCCACTTATGCAGAACTGTAAAGATTTTGAAGCTGAGGTCCAAGTATGGCGGTGTATAACATAGAACTAATTGGGACTCTGACCTAAGTAAGTAGACTGTATTGTAGGAGAATTAAAAAGTCACTAATTTTTGCTCCATTGCCTACCTGGTTTACAAGGGCTGGAGTGCTGaaagagcataaaaaaaaaaaaggcattgtatgATCCTGGTGCACATCAGGTGATCCAGTATGGAGCTGACAGGTGCTACATGCACCTACAGTGATGGTAATACTTGCAACAGCTACATCTTCTAGTGATGATGTCAGCTGATGCTAGCAGGTTTTGAAATGCCATGCCTAGGTATACATGAT
The DNA window shown above is from Aptenodytes patagonicus chromosome W, bAptPat1.pri.cur, whole genome shotgun sequence and carries:
- the LOC143171891 gene encoding small ribosomal subunit protein uS12-like encodes the protein MGKCRGLRTARKLRSHRRDQKWHDKQYKKAHLGTALKANPFGGASHAKGIVLEKVGVEAKQPNSAIRKCVRVQLIKNGKKITAFVPNDGCLNFIEENDEVLVAGFGRKGHAVGDIPGVRFKVVKVASVSLLALYKGKKERPRS